A single bacterium DNA region contains:
- a CDS encoding pirin family protein: MISLRRAGERRQDRRRHHEVWLTFYPASGAEPLALGFGTLRTLDENRLPPGATIAPYPRQEAEVMTYVREGSLAQEDSAGKSGIVLAGEFQLASLGPLVRHKDRNASQTDWAHVLRLDLVPTEVGLQVSVDQKRFPIADRRGRLCLVVSPDGRGGSLRIHQDTLIYSTLLEVGQHVVHELAAGRMAWLHVVQGEVALGDHLLTTGDGAGASKEPTLSFTARGDSEVLLLDMGPPPPPARNRRH, translated from the coding sequence ATGATTTCGCTGCGTCGCGCGGGTGAACGCCGCCAGGACCGGCGACGCCACCATGAGGTCTGGCTGACCTTCTACCCCGCCAGCGGCGCCGAACCGCTGGCCTTGGGTTTCGGCACCCTGCGCACCCTGGATGAGAACCGCTTGCCGCCCGGCGCCACCATCGCGCCCTATCCGCGCCAGGAAGCCGAAGTGATGACCTACGTGCGCGAAGGATCCCTGGCGCAGGAGGACTCGGCCGGGAAATCGGGCATCGTGCTGGCCGGCGAATTCCAACTGGCCAGCCTTGGCCCACTGGTCCGCCACAAGGACCGCAACGCCTCGCAGACCGATTGGGCACACGTTCTGCGCCTGGACCTGGTGCCGACCGAGGTGGGGCTGCAGGTATCGGTCGATCAGAAGCGCTTCCCCATCGCCGACCGCCGGGGCCGGCTTTGCCTCGTTGTCTCACCCGATGGGCGCGGCGGATCGTTGCGCATCCACCAGGACACCCTCATCTACTCGACCCTGCTCGAGGTCGGCCAGCATGTGGTGCATGAGCTGGCCGCGGGCCGGATGGCCTGGCTGCATGTGGTGCAGGGCGAGGTGGCGCTGGGGGATCACCTACTGACCACGGGCGACGGGGCCGGGGCGTCGAAGGAACCCACCCTGTCCTTCACGGCGCGTGGGGACAGCGAGGTCCTGCTGCTGGACATGGGTCCACCACCTCCTCCCGCCCGGAACCGCCGGCACTGA
- a CDS encoding lmo0937 family membrane protein encodes MLWTVAVVLLVLWVLGMVSSTTMGGFVHLLLVLAVVAVVIRLIQGRRIV; translated from the coding sequence ATGTTGTGGACTGTTGCAGTGGTGCTGCTCGTGTTGTGGGTGCTGGGAATGGTGTCGTCCACCACGATGGGTGGATTCGTGCACCTCCTCCTCGTGCTCGCCGTGGTGGCGGTGGTCATTCGGCTGATCCAGGGCCGCCGCATCGTGTGA